A genomic region of Sulfobacillus acidophilus DSM 10332 contains the following coding sequences:
- a CDS encoding hypothetical protein (PFAM: SWIM zinc finger~InterPro IPR007527): MAAESTPMEQLLKEWPLERITRGREYWVADRVRRRVRAPGLYLAEVEGYRDIYHAGVWDGRPRCSCQTFKGYCAHVAAVLLALHEEPDAFRPWPLAFLRHAISPTNWAWDEPFPWQQVPEAPSRWQLPASSEAVDALVGQASGWPLDAPESLARFAEAHPTWWEYDQWQTLFRHWADNSRRLPPDEWLVAAWYNPDLPIWSVWLRYRTWLNQHVATLLTWLFFRHPWWPATPIRQRYVLTLLTLAQGAESHGMWDILRPVDPYHLAEADALYLAGDPLLASQLLEQYLPEDSAARHQARERIQRWNPDKYWEHRLADILETGAVDELNTLRQRLPDEQWEMLTKAIEARRFSGAQPARESE, from the coding sequence ATGGCGGCGGAGAGCACTCCGATGGAACAGCTGTTAAAAGAATGGCCCTTAGAACGGATTACCCGAGGACGGGAATATTGGGTTGCCGACCGGGTCCGGCGACGGGTGCGGGCCCCAGGCCTCTATTTGGCCGAAGTGGAAGGCTATCGGGACATCTATCACGCCGGGGTTTGGGACGGGCGGCCCAGGTGTTCTTGTCAAACGTTTAAGGGTTATTGTGCGCATGTGGCGGCGGTTTTACTGGCGTTACATGAGGAACCGGATGCGTTTCGGCCGTGGCCCCTAGCCTTTCTGCGCCATGCGATATCGCCGACGAATTGGGCCTGGGACGAGCCGTTTCCCTGGCAACAGGTGCCGGAGGCACCGTCGCGTTGGCAATTACCGGCCTCTTCGGAGGCGGTCGATGCCCTGGTCGGTCAGGCTTCCGGATGGCCCCTCGATGCCCCGGAAAGTTTAGCCCGATTTGCCGAGGCGCATCCGACGTGGTGGGAATATGACCAATGGCAGACGCTCTTTCGGCACTGGGCCGACAACAGCCGACGCTTGCCGCCGGACGAATGGTTGGTGGCCGCCTGGTACAACCCCGACTTACCGATCTGGTCGGTCTGGCTGCGATATCGTACCTGGCTTAACCAACATGTCGCGACCCTCTTGACATGGCTTTTTTTCCGCCATCCCTGGTGGCCGGCTACCCCGATCCGCCAGCGTTATGTCCTGACCCTGCTGACGCTCGCCCAGGGAGCGGAATCCCATGGGATGTGGGACATCTTGCGTCCGGTCGATCCTTATCATTTGGCCGAAGCCGACGCGCTCTATTTAGCCGGTGATCCTCTCCTGGCCAGTCAGTTGTTGGAGCAGTATTTGCCGGAGGACTCGGCGGCCCGTCACCAGGCACGTGAACGCATTCAACGCTGGAATCCCGATAAATATTGGGAGCATCGGTTAGCGGACATTTTAGAGACCGGCGCCGTTGACGAATTGAACACGCTCCGCCAACGGCTGCCGGACGAGCAATGGGAGATGCTGACTAAAGCGATTGAGGCACGCCGTTTTTCAGGCGCACAACCAGCCCGGGAGTCGGAGTGA
- a CDS encoding hypothetical protein (KEGG: gct:GC56T3_1845 hypothetical protein~SPTR: Putative uncharacterized protein), whose product MREGGRPSFYLLIAAGILASAFFSLTFIINQSLSLANASWQWTAALRYFFMVPLLGALLRVTGKGELTRITRVVGKNPTPWIIGGTVGFGFFYAPLTFAAAYGPAWLVAGTWQLTILIGGLLEPWLRKNPDHQTAIPWHTLRVSSVILLGIGLLQWSHVSKTSNWARVLPLVIPLLIAATAYPVGNRWMLAHRASSLGTVARTYGMTLGSLPFWLAVAVWGYLRAGWPTTGQLVQSILVALSSGVIATLLFYWATEKAYARPDQLAAVEATQSAEVVFAAIGAVLILGQPWPSVMALIGIGCIVIGLMWHSLSSHKKPRLASSRNQDSA is encoded by the coding sequence ATGCGGGAAGGTGGGCGACCGTCATTTTATCTCTTGATCGCCGCCGGAATCCTGGCGTCGGCGTTTTTTTCCTTGACCTTTATCATTAACCAGTCTCTCAGCCTCGCCAATGCGAGCTGGCAATGGACGGCCGCATTACGCTATTTTTTCATGGTCCCCTTATTAGGAGCCCTATTGCGGGTTACCGGAAAAGGCGAGCTGACGCGAATAACACGGGTCGTCGGCAAAAATCCCACTCCTTGGATTATTGGCGGCACGGTAGGGTTTGGTTTTTTTTATGCCCCGTTAACTTTCGCCGCTGCGTATGGTCCAGCCTGGCTGGTTGCCGGTACCTGGCAGCTGACGATCCTTATCGGAGGATTATTGGAGCCTTGGTTACGAAAGAACCCCGACCACCAAACGGCTATTCCCTGGCACACGTTACGCGTGTCCTCCGTGATTCTCTTGGGGATCGGCCTGCTACAATGGTCTCATGTCTCCAAGACAAGTAACTGGGCCCGTGTTTTGCCCTTGGTTATCCCTCTGTTGATCGCGGCGACTGCCTACCCGGTCGGCAACCGTTGGATGTTAGCTCATCGCGCTTCGTCTCTCGGCACGGTAGCCCGCACATACGGAATGACGTTGGGAAGCCTGCCGTTTTGGCTCGCGGTAGCCGTTTGGGGCTATCTCCGAGCCGGTTGGCCAACGACCGGCCAATTGGTTCAGTCGATACTGGTAGCCCTCAGTTCGGGTGTCATAGCAACCCTCTTATTTTATTGGGCCACCGAAAAAGCGTATGCGAGGCCGGACCAATTAGCCGCCGTAGAAGCGACCCAATCGGCCGAAGTGGTTTTTGCGGCTATCGGAGCGGTTCTCATATTAGGTCAACCCTGGCCGTCCGTTATGGCACTGATCGGTATTGGATGCATTGTGATTGGGCTCATGTGGCATAGCCTGAGTTCACATAAGAAACCGCGGCTAGCTTCGTCCCGGAACCAGGACTCGGCTTAG
- a CDS encoding putative phosphate transport regulator (PFAM: Protein of unknown function DUF47~TIGRFAM: TIGR00153 family protein~COGs: COG1392 Phosphate transport regulator (distant homolog of PhoU)~InterPro IPR018445~KEGG: aac:Aaci_0054 putative phosphate transport regulator~PFAM: Putitive phosphate transport regulator~SPTR: Putitive phosphate transport regulator) yields MRWRDLLTGTDDGFHQLLNRQLAETETMVRLVLAYIESPDAEERARLAQEAGEVEHRADAVRQELAARLSQTFVTPFDREDINELSRAIDDIADYAENTIKEIQLYRVEPDSFIHDMVQTLLEAVEALQEAVLALGQQPGVSNQAALRAKSLENKMEGLYRKAIAHFSETTEVHYLIKMREVYRHLSNAADRVDLAANVINSIVVKQNL; encoded by the coding sequence ATGCGTTGGCGTGATTTATTGACAGGAACCGATGACGGGTTTCACCAACTCCTAAACCGGCAGCTGGCGGAAACCGAAACCATGGTAAGACTCGTGCTGGCTTATATCGAATCCCCGGATGCCGAGGAACGCGCCCGGTTAGCCCAAGAAGCCGGCGAAGTCGAGCACCGAGCCGATGCGGTGCGGCAAGAGTTAGCTGCCCGACTGAGCCAAACGTTTGTCACCCCCTTCGATCGGGAAGATATTAACGAACTCTCCCGAGCGATTGACGACATTGCCGATTATGCGGAAAACACGATTAAGGAAATTCAGCTCTATCGAGTGGAGCCGGACTCTTTCATTCACGATATGGTGCAAACCCTCTTGGAAGCCGTTGAAGCGTTACAAGAAGCGGTATTGGCCCTTGGCCAACAGCCCGGGGTAAGCAATCAGGCGGCTTTGCGGGCCAAGTCGTTAGAAAACAAAATGGAAGGGCTATATCGAAAAGCGATTGCCCATTTTTCGGAAACTACCGAGGTGCATTATTTAATTAAAATGCGCGAAGTCTACCGCCACTTATCGAACGCCGCCGACCGAGTCGATTTGGCCGCTAACGTGATTAACTCGATTGTGGTCAAACAAAATCTTTAG
- a CDS encoding phosphate transporter (PFAM: Phosphate transporter family~COGs: COG0306 Phosphate/sulphate permease~InterPro IPR001204~KEGG: aac:Aaci_0053 phosphate transporter~PFAM: Phosphate transporter~SPTR: Phosphate transporter), with the protein MLLGVLAGILGALIAGFTIFSGINDGGNLIGTYLSTPATRPHWVLPLLAGSILLGPVLFGTAVSHTIAVEVVDFQKVPARVLAVALAAALTTLVVTWKLKVPTSTTLALAGGMLGAALAGGQAEWIHWSGILKIGLGLVGSVAIGFLMAFGLTLGVWRLLREFPPLGFMLGQLQYVTIVFQGVAYGANAQEKAIGLTALWFMLISGSHHYHVDWPALVIPWGLWLVGLWFGGLRIAKTVSGHVFRLRSADAVTTQTAAAVTVALAAIGGFPVSTTQTTDGALFGTGAALKPYHVRWGTVAKFFKVWSWTLPVSFAGGVVLMWGIDAIQRLIGAV; encoded by the coding sequence GTGCTTCTGGGGGTTTTAGCGGGGATATTGGGGGCCCTTATTGCGGGTTTTACAATCTTTTCCGGTATTAATGATGGCGGCAACTTAATCGGGACCTACTTATCGACCCCCGCAACCCGCCCTCATTGGGTGCTCCCCTTACTGGCCGGCAGTATTTTACTCGGGCCCGTGCTGTTCGGTACGGCGGTGTCCCATACCATCGCGGTCGAGGTAGTCGATTTTCAAAAAGTACCGGCCCGTGTGTTAGCTGTCGCACTGGCGGCGGCATTGACCACATTGGTCGTCACCTGGAAATTGAAAGTGCCCACGAGCACGACTTTGGCATTAGCCGGCGGGATGCTGGGGGCCGCCTTGGCCGGCGGTCAAGCCGAATGGATTCATTGGTCGGGGATTTTGAAAATTGGGCTCGGATTGGTCGGATCGGTCGCGATAGGCTTTCTTATGGCATTTGGGTTGACCTTGGGCGTCTGGCGTCTTTTACGGGAATTTCCTCCCTTAGGCTTTATGTTAGGGCAGCTCCAATATGTCACCATCGTGTTTCAAGGCGTGGCCTATGGCGCCAACGCTCAGGAGAAGGCGATTGGATTAACGGCGCTCTGGTTTATGCTGATTTCCGGAAGCCACCATTATCACGTCGATTGGCCGGCGTTGGTCATACCCTGGGGCCTTTGGCTCGTCGGACTATGGTTCGGAGGGCTTCGCATCGCGAAAACGGTCAGCGGACACGTATTTCGCCTCCGCAGCGCCGATGCGGTCACCACCCAAACCGCAGCCGCGGTTACCGTCGCTTTGGCGGCCATCGGCGGATTTCCCGTATCCACCACCCAAACTACCGACGGCGCACTATTCGGTACCGGAGCGGCCCTGAAACCGTATCATGTCCGATGGGGAACCGTGGCAAAATTTTTTAAGGTCTGGTCATGGACCTTGCCGGTATCGTTTGCGGGAGGGGTCGTTTTGATGTGGGGGATTGATGCAATTCAACGACTCATTGGGGCAGTCTAA
- a CDS encoding 1-acyl-sn-glycerol-3-phosphate acyltransferase (PFAM: Acyltransferase~TIGRFAM: 1-acyl-sn-glycerol-3-phosphate acyltransferases~COGs: COG0204 1-acyl-sn-glycerol-3-phosphate acyltransferase~InterPro IPR002123~KEGG: aac:Aaci_1704 phospholipid/glycerol acyltransferase~PFAM: Phospholipid/glycerol acyltransferase~SMART: Phospholipid/glycerol acyltransferase~SPTR: 1-acyl-sn-glycerol-3-phosphate acyltransferase): MRIYWTLYWLVRISLSLYLNIRVEGVEHIPRTGPLIVIANHRSAFDPPLVGALLPRSVHFMTKAELFNYPVLPWIFRHVQAYPVHRGHPDRRAIRHSLEVINGGDAILMFPEGHRTETGDLQEARAGVIYLAQKTGAPLVPVGISGQYGFRRRIYAKIGQPFHIPPEMNKREAQVLVMDKIRELVQQDPSIRTG, encoded by the coding sequence ATGCGTATTTATTGGACGCTCTATTGGCTGGTCAGGATATCCCTGTCCCTTTACCTGAATATCCGGGTCGAGGGCGTTGAACATATTCCGCGAACCGGCCCCCTTATCGTGATTGCCAATCATCGGAGTGCGTTCGACCCCCCGCTGGTGGGCGCCTTATTGCCCCGATCGGTACACTTCATGACGAAAGCGGAATTATTTAATTATCCGGTTTTGCCCTGGATTTTTCGTCACGTGCAAGCTTATCCGGTGCACCGGGGCCATCCCGATCGGCGCGCCATTCGTCACTCCTTGGAGGTCATTAACGGCGGCGACGCCATTTTGATGTTTCCCGAAGGGCATCGTACCGAAACCGGTGATTTACAGGAAGCGCGAGCCGGAGTGATCTATTTGGCCCAAAAAACCGGCGCTCCCCTGGTTCCGGTCGGTATTAGCGGTCAATACGGGTTTCGCCGCCGGATCTATGCCAAAATCGGCCAGCCGTTCCATATCCCTCCCGAGATGAACAAGCGGGAGGCCCAAGTTTTGGTGATGGATAAAATTCGTGAATTGGTGCAACAGGATCCCTCAATTCGGACAGGCTAA
- a CDS encoding chorismate mutase (PFAM: Chorismate mutase type I~TIGRFAM: monofunctional chorismate mutase, gram positive type, clade 1~COGs: COG4401 Chorismate mutase~InterPro IPR008243~KEGG: tro:trd_0109 chorismate mutase~PFAM: Chorismate mutase, AroH class~SPTR: Chorismate mutase;~TIGRFAM: Chorismate mutase, AroH class), with protein sequence MIRGIRGATTVTQDDADEILSRTAELLLQMAEQNAVQPDDIASILFTLSPDLRATFPAEAARKIGWKYVPVICARELDVPHGLPKTVRVLMHAESNRSPREIRHVYLEGAVVLREDLVAEEPQRG encoded by the coding sequence GTGATCCGAGGAATACGAGGGGCCACGACGGTTACCCAAGATGATGCCGATGAAATTTTAAGTCGTACCGCCGAACTCTTGCTCCAAATGGCAGAGCAAAATGCGGTACAACCAGACGATATCGCCAGTATTTTATTTACTCTCTCACCGGATCTGCGAGCCACTTTTCCGGCCGAGGCGGCGCGGAAAATCGGTTGGAAGTATGTGCCGGTGATTTGTGCTCGAGAGCTTGATGTGCCCCATGGATTGCCGAAAACCGTCCGAGTCCTGATGCACGCCGAAAGTAATCGGTCACCGAGAGAAATTCGCCACGTCTATTTAGAAGGCGCCGTCGTCTTGCGCGAAGATCTGGTAGCAGAGGAGCCCCAGCGTGGCTAA
- a CDS encoding Quinolinate phosphoribosyl transferase (PFAM: Quinolinate phosphoribosyl transferase, C-terminal domain; Quinolinate phosphoribosyl transferase, N-terminal domain~COGs: COG1488 Nicotinic acid phosphoribosyltransferase~InterPro IPR002638~KEGG: tmr:Tmar_1121 quinolinate phosphoribosyl transferase~PFAM: Quinolinate phosphoribosyl transferase~SPTR: Quinolinate phosphoribosyl transferase;~manually curated), producing MKHFQPEPRGIRSATPEEIQAGLTADVYFVGTQQILEELHLNQTDVTAEIFANHPGLLAGVEEALTLLEGLPITVEALPEGTRVETKQVVMRIRGPYKDFGVYETALLGILASSSGWATAARTMVEAASPVPVISFGARHVHPAVASVMDRAALVGGAQGASSILGARQAGQMPAGTMPHALLLMVGDTVTAAEAYDRVMPPDAPRTVLVDTFKDEAEEAIRVAAALGSRLHAIRLDTPRERGGVTPALVREIKARLALAGYPQVEIFVSGGLTPERVAELRDAGVSGFGVGSYIAGAPPLDMTMDLKEVGNRPVAKRGRIPGITPTPGLVVRLKNGVPQSL from the coding sequence GTGAAACACTTTCAGCCCGAACCGCGGGGCATTCGGTCCGCCACCCCGGAGGAAATTCAAGCCGGTCTCACCGCTGATGTCTATTTTGTAGGCACCCAACAAATATTGGAGGAATTGCATCTCAACCAAACAGACGTCACCGCCGAAATTTTCGCCAATCACCCCGGGCTGCTGGCTGGCGTCGAAGAAGCGCTGACGCTATTGGAAGGGTTGCCGATTACCGTCGAGGCATTACCGGAAGGCACTCGGGTCGAAACCAAGCAAGTGGTGATGCGCATTCGCGGTCCTTATAAAGATTTTGGCGTGTATGAAACGGCGCTCTTAGGCATTTTGGCCTCATCCTCGGGATGGGCCACCGCCGCGCGCACCATGGTTGAAGCCGCCAGTCCGGTGCCGGTCATTTCTTTCGGGGCTCGCCACGTCCATCCGGCGGTCGCTTCCGTGATGGATCGAGCCGCGCTGGTCGGCGGAGCACAGGGAGCCAGCAGTATTCTTGGGGCCCGGCAAGCCGGCCAGATGCCCGCCGGTACCATGCCCCATGCCTTGTTATTAATGGTGGGGGATACCGTAACCGCCGCCGAGGCCTATGATCGCGTCATGCCCCCGGATGCACCCCGGACGGTGTTGGTGGACACCTTTAAGGACGAAGCGGAAGAAGCGATTCGGGTCGCGGCCGCTCTCGGCTCCCGATTACATGCGATTCGGCTTGATACGCCTCGTGAACGAGGCGGCGTCACGCCTGCCTTAGTCCGTGAAATTAAGGCGCGCTTGGCGCTGGCCGGCTACCCGCAGGTAGAGATTTTTGTTTCGGGCGGCTTAACCCCGGAGCGCGTCGCCGAATTGAGAGACGCCGGAGTCAGCGGATTCGGGGTCGGCAGCTATATCGCCGGAGCCCCGCCGCTGGATATGACCATGGATTTGAAAGAAGTGGGCAACCGCCCGGTTGCCAAACGCGGCCGCATTCCCGGCATCACTCCGACTCCCGGGCTGGTTGTGCGCCTGAAAAACGGCGTGCCTCAATCGCTTTAG
- a CDS encoding RNA binding S1 domain protein (PFAM: S1 RNA binding domain~TIGRFAM: ribosomal protein S1~COGs: COG0539 Ribosomal protein S1~InterPro IPR003029~KEGG: sth:STH1670 30S ribosomal protein S1~PFAM: Ribosomal protein S1, RNA binding domain~SPTR: 30S ribosomal protein S1), with protein MDEQNETRHVHKTESGEPEDTLDMEQSLAYGPVEDARPGDILQGKVVHISNDGVLVDVGAKSEGIIHLRDLSYRRVERPEEVVHLGDVISVYVVGYEGEEGTLKLSKKKADERVAWERLEEAQRNGEILEAPVVEVVKGGLVVDVGLRGFVPASLVAPGFISDLTPFLGQTLRVKVVELDRNKRRAILSRKDVVEQESKAKQEEIWSKIAEGQIWEGTVKSLTEFGAFIDLGGVDGLLHISEMSWHRINHPSEILEVGQKVRVKVLRLNPEKGKISLGLRQVEGNPWDTVAERYLEGRIYRGTVVRLASFGVFVQLEPGVDGLVHISQLADYRVGEPSEVVQVGDEIAVKVLYVDPERKRISLSKREADAEGGLSAAVAPGPETAPEPPEPEAPTRMTAYHAGDWDDEDFQDTPEA; from the coding sequence ATGGATGAGCAAAACGAAACACGTCACGTCCATAAAACCGAATCAGGAGAACCCGAAGACACATTAGATATGGAGCAGTCCCTGGCCTATGGTCCGGTGGAAGATGCGCGCCCGGGCGATATCCTACAGGGTAAGGTGGTGCACATCTCTAATGACGGGGTCTTAGTGGACGTGGGAGCTAAATCAGAAGGGATCATCCACTTGCGCGATCTCAGCTACCGTCGGGTGGAACGTCCGGAAGAGGTAGTGCACTTGGGTGATGTAATCTCGGTCTATGTGGTGGGCTACGAAGGGGAAGAGGGCACCCTGAAGCTTTCCAAGAAAAAGGCCGATGAGCGTGTAGCGTGGGAACGGTTGGAAGAGGCGCAACGAAACGGAGAAATTCTGGAAGCGCCGGTCGTGGAAGTCGTCAAGGGCGGGCTGGTCGTCGATGTCGGCCTGCGTGGTTTTGTTCCGGCCTCCTTGGTGGCCCCCGGTTTTATCAGCGACTTGACGCCCTTTTTAGGCCAAACCTTGCGCGTCAAAGTGGTAGAACTGGATCGTAACAAACGACGGGCCATTTTATCGCGTAAAGACGTGGTTGAGCAGGAGAGTAAAGCCAAGCAGGAAGAAATTTGGTCTAAAATTGCCGAAGGGCAAATTTGGGAAGGCACCGTCAAAAGCCTCACCGAATTTGGGGCGTTTATTGATCTCGGCGGGGTAGACGGCCTTTTGCATATTAGTGAAATGTCTTGGCATCGTATCAATCATCCTTCGGAGATTCTGGAAGTCGGACAAAAAGTGCGGGTTAAAGTCCTTCGGTTAAATCCGGAAAAAGGCAAAATTTCTTTGGGCCTCCGGCAGGTCGAAGGGAATCCCTGGGATACGGTAGCCGAACGTTACCTGGAAGGCCGGATTTATCGGGGCACAGTCGTACGGCTGGCCAGTTTTGGGGTTTTTGTCCAACTGGAGCCCGGCGTGGACGGATTGGTCCATATCTCTCAACTCGCCGATTATCGGGTCGGGGAACCGTCGGAAGTTGTCCAAGTGGGCGACGAGATTGCCGTCAAAGTGTTGTATGTCGACCCTGAGCGGAAACGCATTTCCTTATCCAAACGGGAAGCGGATGCGGAAGGCGGTTTAAGCGCAGCGGTTGCCCCGGGCCCCGAGACCGCGCCGGAGCCCCCGGAACCCGAGGCGCCCACGCGGATGACCGCTTATCATGCAGGCGACTGGGACGATGAGGATTTCCAAGACACCCCGGAAGCCTAA
- a CDS encoding thioesterase family protein (COGs: COG5496 thioesterase~KEGG: amt:Amet_0908 thioesterase family protein~SPTR: Thioesterase family protein): MTQEFLPHVGMEGQWSWVVGHEHSADALGNAGVMVLATPMVLDLMEIASVQAILPALPDDWISLGIHADLRHLQATPLGSRVHATSRVVQVDGQKVTFQVAVFDEWEKVAEGTHTRYCLPRLEFDRRVAAKKVRPKPI; encoded by the coding sequence ATGACACAAGAATTTTTACCGCACGTCGGTATGGAGGGCCAATGGAGTTGGGTCGTCGGTCATGAACATTCAGCGGATGCCTTGGGCAATGCCGGCGTCATGGTTCTCGCCACGCCCATGGTGCTGGACCTTATGGAAATTGCTTCGGTTCAGGCGATTTTACCGGCCTTGCCGGATGACTGGATTAGCCTCGGGATTCATGCCGACCTCCGCCATCTCCAGGCCACTCCCTTAGGATCCCGGGTTCATGCCACCTCCCGAGTTGTTCAGGTGGACGGGCAAAAAGTGACGTTCCAGGTGGCGGTGTTTGATGAATGGGAAAAAGTGGCCGAAGGGACTCATACACGGTATTGTCTACCGCGTCTCGAATTTGACCGCCGAGTAGCAGCGAAAAAAGTTCGGCCCAAGCCTATTTAA
- a CDS encoding thioesterase superfamily protein (PFAM: Thioesterase superfamily~InterPro IPR006683~KEGG: tmr:Tmar_0483 thioesterase superfamily protein~PFAM: Thioesterase superfamily~SPTR: Thioesterase superfamily protein): MPTPIEFRAIQDYYADDFAWCFGCGRLNDHGHHFRTRWDGDETLTEFQPEPDHIAIPGYVYGGLLASLIDCHSTGSAALALYRRDGHEPGDDAPVPRCVTASLKVEFLKPTPLGAPLAVRGRILEMGTRKVRVESDVWVNGDIVVRGEVVAVLAPDSMKPRPSTS; this comes from the coding sequence ATGCCCACGCCGATAGAATTCCGTGCCATCCAAGATTATTATGCCGACGATTTTGCCTGGTGCTTTGGCTGTGGTCGTTTAAACGATCATGGTCATCATTTCCGTACCCGCTGGGACGGGGATGAGACGTTAACGGAATTTCAACCCGAACCGGACCACATCGCCATTCCCGGATACGTTTACGGGGGCCTTTTAGCATCATTAATTGATTGTCACAGTACGGGTTCAGCGGCGTTGGCGCTGTACCGGCGTGACGGACACGAACCGGGCGACGATGCCCCGGTTCCGCGGTGTGTTACCGCTTCGCTGAAAGTCGAATTCTTAAAACCGACCCCATTAGGGGCTCCCTTAGCCGTTCGCGGGCGAATTTTAGAAATGGGCACCCGAAAAGTCCGGGTGGAGAGTGACGTTTGGGTCAATGGTGACATCGTGGTTCGCGGGGAAGTCGTGGCCGTCCTCGCTCCAGACAGCATGAAGCCGCGTCCCAGCACATCATAA
- a CDS encoding hypothetical protein (PFAM: Uncharacterized protein conserved in bacteria (DUF2197)) produces MELTCQICGQKVTIAEWTEEYERLKSHPDTPYICPSCQEKIRREANRETQR; encoded by the coding sequence GTGGAGCTGACGTGCCAAATATGCGGACAGAAAGTTACGATTGCCGAATGGACCGAGGAATATGAGCGGTTGAAGAGTCATCCCGATACCCCTTATATTTGTCCTAGCTGCCAAGAAAAAATTCGCCGAGAGGCCAATCGAGAAACTCAGCGTTGA
- a CDS encoding cytidylate kinase (PFAM: Cytidylate kinase~TIGRFAM: cytidylate kinase~COGs: COG0283 Cytidylate kinase~HAMAP: Cytidylate kinase~InterPro IPR003136:IPR000623:IPR011994~KEGG: gka:GK2227 cytidylate kinase~PFAM: Cytidylate kinase region; Shikimate kinase~SPTR: Cytidylate kinase;~TIGRFAM: Cytidylate kinase), translating into MAKARKSAVIAVDGPAGAGKSTVARLLADRLGYLYLDTGAMYRALAYKALSEGIDLRDEAELAELLNQTTIELYPKGHGQVTVMMDGQDVTGHLRTPEVNASVAVVAGFPLVRREMVLRQRELARHGGVVMDGRDIGTFVLPDADIKFFLTASLEARAERRYHELRQAGFDVSLDRIREEIQHRDLLDSSRPYAPLSQAADAILLDTTKMEVEEVVERMLAMCDQRLN; encoded by the coding sequence GTGGCTAAGGCCCGAAAATCGGCCGTGATTGCGGTTGACGGGCCCGCCGGCGCCGGCAAAAGTACGGTTGCCCGCCTGTTGGCAGACCGGCTCGGCTACCTCTATCTGGATACCGGCGCGATGTACCGTGCACTCGCGTATAAAGCCCTCTCGGAGGGCATTGATTTACGGGATGAAGCCGAACTTGCCGAATTGCTCAACCAAACCACCATTGAACTGTACCCCAAAGGCCACGGCCAAGTGACGGTCATGATGGATGGACAGGATGTCACCGGCCATTTGCGCACGCCCGAAGTCAACGCCAGCGTGGCCGTTGTGGCCGGCTTTCCGCTGGTGCGCCGGGAAATGGTGTTGCGGCAACGCGAACTGGCACGTCACGGGGGCGTAGTGATGGATGGCCGGGATATCGGCACGTTTGTGTTGCCTGATGCCGATATCAAATTTTTTCTCACCGCGTCCCTAGAGGCCCGCGCGGAGCGACGGTATCACGAGTTGCGGCAAGCCGGTTTTGACGTCTCCTTGGACCGGATCCGAGAAGAGATCCAACATCGGGATTTACTGGACTCGAGCCGTCCTTATGCTCCCTTGTCGCAAGCGGCCGACGCCATTTTGCTGGACACCACGAAGATGGAGGTTGAGGAAGTCGTGGAACGCATGTTGGCCATGTGTGACCAACGACTTAACTAA